One genomic segment of Clostridium estertheticum subsp. estertheticum includes these proteins:
- a CDS encoding 3-oxoacid CoA-transferase subunit B, with amino-acid sequence MEAREIIARRAAKELSNDQVVNLGFGMPTAVANYLDEGVEVILQSENGCLMFGPTPKLGKEDPDVANSGGQPISLLPGAAVFDLATSFCIIRGGHVDATVLGALEVDQEGNIANWAMPLAPGKFAPGMGGAMDLVNGARKVIATLKHSSKSGSKILKKCLLPITGKGVVDIIVTEKAVFDVTPTGLVLIEMFEGLTVEDIRSITEADFTVSDKVTVYRL; translated from the coding sequence ATGGAAGCAAGAGAAATAATTGCTCGCAGGGCAGCTAAGGAACTAAGTAATGATCAAGTGGTGAATTTAGGGTTTGGAATGCCTACAGCAGTTGCCAATTATTTAGATGAGGGTGTGGAAGTAATATTGCAATCAGAAAATGGATGCTTAATGTTTGGTCCTACGCCAAAACTGGGAAAGGAAGATCCAGATGTTGCAAACTCTGGTGGTCAACCGATTAGCTTATTACCCGGAGCTGCAGTTTTTGACTTAGCTACATCATTTTGTATTATTCGTGGAGGGCATGTTGACGCCACAGTACTTGGAGCACTTGAGGTAGACCAAGAAGGCAATATTGCCAACTGGGCTATGCCACTTGCTCCAGGAAAATTTGCACCAGGTATGGGTGGTGCAATGGATTTAGTAAATGGAGCTCGCAAAGTTATTGCTACATTAAAGCATTCTAGTAAGAGTGGATCTAAGATATTAAAAAAATGTCTTCTTCCAATTACAGGCAAGGGAGTAGTTGATATTATCGTTACTGAAAAAGCAGTTTTTGATGTAACGCCTACTGGGCTTGTACTTATTGAAATGTTTGAAGGATTAACTGTTGAAGATATTCGGAGCATTACAGAGGCTGATTTTACAGTTTCTGATAAGGTAACAGTATATAGGCTATAG
- a CDS encoding sensor histidine kinase — protein MDIDGERGDILRGIKARLVWSYLLVIVFTVITLEVFLTVSLEKYYYQNMESLLSKQIKGSVDFYNNYFSSSSLKENVENNDDIFWKNTSAEVQIIDNSGMMLMDSIGNFNKEHIEDNDVEKALQGELGTFTKKDKDTKENFMYVSYPLKSANKIEGVLRFVTSLSEVDALIHKIVILFWGVGTLVIVISGVSSIFISNTIVGPLDEVNTLAKKFASGNFNERLEKRRNDEIGELSDTFNFMAEEIQKSQNLKNEFIASVSHELRTPLTSIKGWAATIRSGSLEDKEEILVGLNIIEKESDRLTVMVEELLDFSKFISGKAPLKKEYVNIQSIITYIEKQFMPKSIRHNINFTCKIQEDLVPVFADEKRLNQVISNILDNAFNFTKEGGNVTLEACIDGNNICIIVKDNGIGISPEDLPKVTEKFFKGRTSMSQNGIGLSLCKEIIEMHNGKLEISSEYGKGTDVKMFLPLT, from the coding sequence TTGGATATAGATGGAGAAAGAGGTGATATTTTGAGGGGAATAAAAGCCAGACTTGTTTGGAGTTATCTATTAGTGATTGTTTTCACTGTAATCACCTTAGAAGTTTTTCTTACCGTTTCTTTAGAAAAATATTACTATCAAAACATGGAATCATTACTTTCAAAACAAATCAAAGGATCTGTCGATTTTTATAATAATTATTTCTCTTCATCTAGTTTAAAAGAAAATGTGGAAAATAATGATGATATTTTTTGGAAAAATACATCTGCAGAGGTCCAAATTATTGATAATTCAGGAATGATGCTAATGGATTCCATTGGTAATTTCAATAAAGAACATATCGAAGATAATGATGTTGAAAAAGCATTGCAAGGGGAACTTGGAACATTTACTAAGAAAGATAAGGATACAAAAGAAAATTTTATGTACGTTTCGTATCCATTAAAGTCAGCTAATAAAATAGAGGGTGTACTACGGTTTGTTACTTCTTTATCCGAGGTAGATGCACTTATTCATAAAATAGTAATTCTTTTTTGGGGAGTTGGGACTCTTGTAATTGTTATTTCTGGTGTTTCTAGTATATTTATCTCTAATACTATTGTGGGACCATTAGATGAAGTAAATACCCTAGCTAAGAAATTTGCGTCTGGAAACTTTAATGAAAGACTTGAAAAAAGAAGAAATGATGAAATTGGGGAATTATCCGATACATTTAATTTTATGGCAGAAGAAATTCAAAAAAGTCAGAACCTAAAAAATGAATTTATTGCGTCTGTTTCTCATGAACTTAGAACTCCTCTCACATCCATAAAAGGATGGGCTGCGACTATTAGATCTGGTAGTTTAGAGGATAAGGAAGAAATTCTAGTCGGACTTAACATTATAGAAAAGGAAAGTGATAGACTTACAGTGATGGTGGAAGAATTGTTGGACTTTTCCAAATTTATATCTGGAAAAGCACCACTTAAAAAAGAATATGTAAATATTCAAAGCATTATAACCTACATAGAAAAACAGTTTATGCCAAAGTCAATACGTCACAATATTAACTTTACTTGTAAAATACAAGAGGATTTAGTCCCTGTTTTTGCGGATGAGAAAAGGTTAAATCAAGTTATTAGCAACATTTTAGATAATGCCTTTAATTTTACAAAAGAAGGAGGCAACGTAACACTTGAAGCATGTATTGATGGTAATAATATTTGTATTATTGTGAAAGATAATGGAATAGGAATTTCACCGGAGGATTTGCCTAAAGTCACAGAAAAATTCTTCAAGGGTAGAACAAGTATGTCACAAAATGGGATAGGACTATCTCTTTGCAAAGAAATTATAGAAATGCATAATGGTAAACTTGAGATTTCAAGCGAATATGGCAAGGGTACAGATGTTAAAATGTTTTTACCTCTGACATAA
- a CDS encoding polysaccharide deacetylase family protein, whose protein sequence is MKKRPLKISLICSCIFLILIGTVIIGKSFTKDEVNAEPVIVPITTKVTATTKATNNESAKNFTVNKEGEKYIYDAAKASTIANYKGKNDNHKIAFLTFDDGPSTTVTPKVLDILKENNVKATFFLVGQNIESNEKSKELVKREFNEGHAIGNHTYNHNEHNSLFPNNKINVPIFMSDVKKNNDALKNILGQDFSTRILRVPGGYMSRTHYRDPNLPEFDANLKEKNMISIDWNAEIKDAEGKPNKTPQELLNVLKEQVGTQEKVVILMHDTYGKMKTANALPQIIEYLKDKGYEFRTIK, encoded by the coding sequence ATGAAGAAAAGACCTTTAAAAATAAGTTTAATATGTAGTTGCATTTTTTTGATTTTAATAGGTACAGTCATAATAGGTAAAAGTTTTACCAAAGATGAAGTTAACGCTGAACCAGTAATAGTACCAATTACTACTAAAGTAACTGCTACAACTAAAGCTACTAATAATGAATCGGCAAAGAATTTCACCGTAAATAAAGAAGGGGAAAAGTATATTTATGATGCCGCAAAGGCAAGTACCATAGCAAATTACAAAGGTAAAAACGATAATCATAAAATAGCGTTCCTTACCTTTGATGATGGTCCTTCTACTACTGTAACCCCAAAAGTACTAGATATTCTAAAAGAAAATAACGTTAAAGCAACATTCTTTCTGGTTGGACAAAACATAGAATCAAATGAAAAAAGCAAAGAACTTGTAAAACGTGAATTTAATGAGGGACATGCAATCGGAAATCATACTTATAATCATAATGAACACAATTCATTATTCCCTAACAACAAAATTAATGTACCCATCTTCATGAGCGATGTGAAAAAAAATAATGATGCTTTGAAAAATATACTTGGCCAGGATTTTAGTACAAGGATTTTAAGAGTGCCAGGCGGATATATGTCAAGAACACATTATAGAGATCCGAATTTACCAGAGTTCGATGCAAATCTAAAGGAAAAAAATATGATTAGTATAGATTGGAATGCTGAAATCAAAGATGCTGAAGGTAAGCCAAATAAAACTCCACAAGAGTTACTTAACGTATTAAAGGAACAGGTTGGAACACAAGAAAAAGTAGTTATATTAATGCATGATACTTATGGTAAAATGAAAACTGCTAATGCATTACCTCAAATTATAGAATATTTAAAAGATAAAGGATATGAATTTAGAACAATAAAATAA
- a CDS encoding multidrug resistance efflux transporter family protein, which produces MHSLLVAVFSGIITTILFYKATELSDARML; this is translated from the coding sequence GTGCACTCCTTACTAGTCGCTGTTTTCTCCGGAATTATTACAACAATACTATTTTATAAGGCAACTGAGCTAAGTGATGCACGTATGTTGTAG
- a CDS encoding polysaccharide deacetylase family protein: MKKRINKRPLKISLICSCIFLILIGTIIIGKSFTKDEVNAEPVIVPITTKVTATTKATNNESTKNFTVNKEGEKYIYDATKVSAILNYKGKNDNQKIAFLTFDDGPSTTVTPKVLDILKENNVKATFFLVGQNIEANEKSKELVKREFNEGHAIGNHTYNHNEHNSLFPNNKINVPIFMNDVKKNDNALKNILGQDFSTRILRVPGGYMSRAYYRDPNLPEFDAKLKERNMISLDWNAEIKDAEGKPNKTPHELLNVLKEEVGTQEKLVILMHDTYGKMQTANALPQIIEYLKGKGYEFRTIK; this comes from the coding sequence ATGAAGAAAAGAATTAATAAAAGACCTTTAAAAATAAGTTTAATATGTAGCTGCATTTTTTTAATTTTAATAGGGACAATCATAATAGGCAAAAGTTTTACTAAAGATGAAGTTAACGCTGAACCAGTAATAGTACCAATTACTACTAAAGTAACTGCTACAACTAAAGCTACTAATAATGAATCGACAAAGAATTTCACCGTAAATAAAGAAGGAGAAAAGTATATTTATGATGCCACAAAGGTAAGTGCCATATTAAATTACAAAGGGAAAAATGATAATCAAAAAATAGCATTTCTTACCTTTGATGATGGTCCATCTACTACTGTGACCCCAAAGGTACTAGATATTCTAAAAGAAAATAACGTTAAAGCAACATTCTTTTTGGTTGGTCAAAACATAGAGGCAAATGAAAAAAGCAAAGAACTTGTAAAACGTGAATTTAATGAGGGACATGCAATCGGAAATCATACTTATAATCATAATGAACACAATTCATTATTCCCTAACAACAAAATTAATGTACCCATCTTCATGAACGATGTTAAAAAAAATGATAATGCTTTAAAAAATATACTTGGCCAGGATTTTAGTACAAGGATTTTAAGAGTGCCAGGAGGATATATGTCAAGAGCATATTATAGAGATCCGAATTTACCAGAGTTCGATGCAAAGCTAAAGGAAAGAAATATGATTAGTCTAGATTGGAACGCTGAAATCAAAGATGCTGAAGGTAAGCCAAATAAAACTCCACACGAGTTACTTAACGTATTAAAGGAAGAGGTTGGAACACAAGAAAAATTGGTTATATTAATGCATGACACTTATGGTAAAATGCAAACTGCTAATGCATTACCTCAAATTATAGAATATTTAAAAGGTAAAGGATATGAATTTAGAACAATAAAATAA
- a CDS encoding L-lactate dehydrogenase, which translates to MRTKGNKISIIGAGFVGSTTAFALMTSGLASEIVIVDINKDKAEGEAMDLSHGASFVKPIDITSGEYSDTKDSDIVIITAGISLKPGETRLNCIANNFKVFQSIIPEVVKYSPDSILVIVSNPVDILTYIAYKLSGFPSNRVIGSGTVLDTSRLKYLLSQRFEVDARNIHTYIMGEHGDSEIATWSLTSIAGMNIDEYCTISTKTCNYDMKSPIHNDVKRAGYKVLEKKGATYYAVALAVKRIVEAILSNENSILTVSSLLKGEYGIEDVYMGVPTILGREGAKKILQVNLNEDENNQLVESAKVLKAIIEESKV; encoded by the coding sequence ATGAGAACAAAAGGAAATAAAATTTCTATAATTGGAGCAGGTTTTGTAGGTTCTACTACAGCATTTGCTCTAATGACTAGCGGACTTGCATCTGAAATTGTAATTGTAGATATAAATAAGGATAAAGCTGAAGGCGAGGCGATGGATTTATCACATGGTGCCTCATTCGTAAAACCTATAGATATAACTTCAGGAGAATATTCCGATACAAAAGATTCAGATATAGTAATTATTACAGCGGGAATTAGTTTGAAACCAGGAGAAACAAGACTCAATTGTATAGCAAACAATTTTAAAGTATTCCAAAGTATAATTCCAGAGGTTGTAAAATACAGCCCTGATTCTATATTAGTAATAGTATCAAACCCTGTGGATATATTAACTTATATAGCCTATAAGCTTTCAGGCTTTCCAAGTAATAGAGTAATTGGATCAGGTACTGTTCTTGATACTTCAAGACTTAAATATCTTCTTAGTCAGCGTTTTGAAGTTGACGCTAGGAATATTCATACCTATATAATGGGTGAGCATGGCGATTCAGAAATAGCTACTTGGAGTTTAACTAGTATTGCAGGTATGAATATCGATGAGTACTGTACTATTAGTACTAAAACATGTAATTATGATATGAAGTCTCCTATTCATAATGATGTAAAAAGAGCAGGCTATAAGGTCCTTGAAAAAAAAGGTGCAACTTATTATGCTGTAGCTCTAGCTGTAAAAAGGATAGTTGAGGCAATATTAAGTAATGAAAATTCTATTCTTACAGTGTCATCTCTACTAAAAGGTGAATATGGAATAGAGGACGTTTATATGGGAGTTCCAACAATTCTAGGTAGAGAAGGAGCAAAGAAAATATTACAAGTTAACCTCAATGAGGATGAAAACAATCAACTTGTAGAATCTGCCAAGGTACTCAAAGCAATTATAGAAGAATCAAAAGTATAA
- a CDS encoding response regulator transcription factor: MGKKVLIIEDEESIRGFIKINFQRNNFLVFEAASGEEGLKKVQEERPDLIILDITLPGMDGFKTCELLRNDFPNLGIIMLTARGEDMDKIMGLEYGADDYMVKPFNPLELIARANSLLRRMNHSEEKNSEQLSSGCFIIDTVSMKVYKNQQLLDLTPKEYLILKTFMENEEKAFSRDDLLNLVWNYEYFGDSKIVDVNIRRLREKIESVPSKPEYIETVWGVGYRWRKR, encoded by the coding sequence ATGGGAAAAAAAGTGCTGATTATAGAAGATGAGGAATCTATTAGAGGGTTTATTAAAATTAACTTTCAAAGAAACAACTTTTTAGTATTTGAGGCTGCAAGTGGAGAAGAAGGTTTAAAAAAAGTTCAAGAGGAAAGACCAGATTTAATAATTTTAGATATAACACTTCCTGGTATGGATGGGTTTAAAACCTGTGAATTGTTAAGAAATGATTTTCCCAATTTAGGTATTATCATGCTTACCGCTAGGGGAGAAGATATGGATAAAATTATGGGCCTTGAGTATGGTGCTGATGATTACATGGTAAAACCATTTAATCCTTTAGAACTTATTGCCAGAGCAAATTCTCTACTTAGACGAATGAATCATAGTGAAGAGAAAAATTCTGAGCAATTAAGCTCCGGGTGCTTTATAATAGATACTGTTTCCATGAAGGTATATAAAAATCAACAACTTCTAGATTTAACACCTAAAGAATATTTGATTTTGAAGACATTTATGGAAAACGAAGAAAAAGCTTTTAGTAGAGATGATTTATTAAACTTAGTATGGAATTATGAATACTTTGGAGACTCTAAAATTGTAGATGTTAACATAAGGCGTCTTAGAGAAAAAATTGAATCTGTACCTTCTAAACCAGAATATATAGAAACGGTATGGGGGGTTGGATATAGATGGAGAAAGAGGTGA
- a CDS encoding CoA transferase subunit A: MNKVMDLDEVIEKVQDGATIMFGGFLGVGAPLKAIDKLVEKGVKDLTIISIVNAYPGQDFDIARLYKNKQVKKLITAHSSTCQLALEQFKNGDIEIEYFPMGSLVEKIRAAGSGLGGVLTPTGVGTLVEEGKQKLLIEGKMYLIELPLKADFAFIKGYKGDRLGNIQYRGLAINTNPIMAMGADYTVAEVNEIVDVGGIEPECVGTPSVFVQAVVQGYSFDEHKQVYTDLWVNSKQLK, from the coding sequence ATGAATAAAGTTATGGATTTAGATGAAGTGATTGAAAAGGTTCAAGATGGAGCGACGATTATGTTTGGTGGCTTTTTAGGGGTGGGAGCACCACTTAAAGCAATTGACAAATTGGTAGAAAAAGGTGTTAAGGATTTAACTATAATATCAATAGTTAATGCATATCCTGGTCAAGATTTTGATATTGCGAGGCTATACAAAAATAAGCAAGTTAAGAAATTAATTACCGCTCATTCTTCTACATGCCAGCTTGCACTGGAACAATTTAAGAACGGAGACATTGAAATTGAATACTTTCCAATGGGTAGTCTTGTTGAAAAAATTAGGGCAGCGGGTTCTGGATTAGGTGGAGTGCTTACTCCTACAGGTGTAGGTACATTAGTTGAAGAAGGAAAACAAAAACTTTTAATAGAGGGTAAAATGTATTTAATTGAATTGCCACTGAAGGCTGATTTTGCATTTATTAAAGGCTATAAAGGCGATAGATTAGGCAATATACAATATCGTGGCTTAGCAATTAATACCAATCCAATTATGGCAATGGGTGCGGACTATACAGTAGCAGAAGTGAATGAAATAGTTGATGTTGGTGGTATTGAACCTGAATGCGTAGGCACACCAAGCGTGTTTGTACAGGCCGTTGTACAAGGATATTCATTTGATGAGCATAAACAAGTATATACTGATTTGTGGGTTAATTCTAAGCAATTAAAATAA
- a CDS encoding DUF1430 domain-containing protein, with the protein MKKIFAIILSIISISSFFILLNIQDKNANCMQVYIVIIMYVILVLIIFYKLLYSYKEFGIKKMLGFTTVDIWIKDITNLMILQLIINVIIGISMFIIMLNGYSNYSNSFIFKVCMSLVIQLVISFMFLSIPYIYISKITIFNMIENKKNMKAIVTFNSILKTVLIIIFILISSISLNGYDSIHSFYSMSFQKWEKTKDYAFIGGLKAKDYEELQSDAFNLKLKKLYLYLNAKGSILADFNDFTQQSMKMDKNNDIPNQVKAFATVNPNYLINNKIYDIKNKKINILESERDSIIIIPQRYINSEKEVKNFFSHLGKDIKIIWSKDNQKLFSYDIDVNSKYGNMVTDPLLMVITESNGDLHDYAKVAGGEGAPFKFKSNNRDNPQGTFKNKAKELGIYNKLVNVYSVYDEVSIEIYKLKQKLFVISVVMFLCIIIIIFIILQNTFNYFEENKQLLAIKTFHGYKHYDKYRDYYLKMLYSWIIIAIFIIFKNGVKPDNSWSIFMGVLVMEIIISDISIKKIEKRNIIKVIKRG; encoded by the coding sequence TTGAAAAAAATATTTGCAATAATCTTGTCAATTATTTCAATAAGCTCATTTTTTATATTGTTAAATATTCAAGATAAAAATGCTAATTGTATGCAAGTTTATATAGTAATAATAATGTATGTTATTCTAGTTTTAATTATTTTTTATAAATTACTATACTCTTATAAAGAGTTTGGAATAAAGAAAATGTTGGGATTTACAACCGTAGATATTTGGATAAAAGATATTACAAACTTAATGATATTGCAATTAATAATAAATGTAATAATAGGTATTTCAATGTTTATTATTATGTTAAATGGATACTCTAATTATTCAAATTCTTTTATATTTAAAGTTTGTATGAGCTTAGTCATTCAATTAGTGATTTCATTTATGTTTTTATCTATACCATATATATACATATCTAAAATTACCATTTTTAATATGATAGAAAACAAAAAAAACATGAAAGCGATTGTGACTTTTAATAGTATTCTAAAGACTGTATTGATAATTATTTTTATATTAATCTCATCAATATCATTAAACGGATATGATTCAATCCATTCATTTTATAGTATGTCTTTTCAAAAATGGGAAAAAACAAAGGACTATGCATTTATAGGTGGTCTTAAAGCAAAAGACTATGAAGAACTCCAATCAGACGCATTTAATTTGAAATTGAAAAAATTATATCTTTATCTGAATGCTAAAGGCAGTATACTTGCAGATTTTAATGACTTTACTCAACAAAGTATGAAAATGGATAAAAATAATGATATACCTAATCAGGTTAAAGCATTCGCAACTGTTAATCCTAATTACTTAATAAATAATAAAATTTATGATATTAAAAATAAAAAAATAAATATTTTAGAATCAGAAAGAGACAGCATAATAATTATTCCACAGAGGTATATAAACTCAGAAAAAGAAGTAAAAAATTTCTTCTCACATTTAGGAAAAGATATAAAAATAATATGGAGCAAAGATAATCAAAAGTTGTTTTCTTATGATATAGATGTAAACTCTAAATATGGAAATATGGTAACAGATCCACTTTTAATGGTAATAACAGAAAGTAACGGAGACCTGCATGATTATGCTAAGGTAGCTGGGGGAGAAGGGGCTCCATTTAAATTTAAAAGTAATAATAGAGATAATCCTCAAGGGACATTTAAAAATAAGGCTAAGGAATTAGGTATTTATAATAAATTAGTTAATGTCTATTCTGTATATGATGAAGTATCAATTGAAATTTATAAATTAAAACAAAAACTTTTTGTAATTTCAGTTGTAATGTTTTTGTGTATAATAATAATTATTTTTATTATACTGCAAAATACATTTAATTATTTTGAAGAAAACAAACAATTATTAGCTATTAAAACTTTTCATGGATATAAACATTATGATAAGTACAGAGACTATTATTTGAAAATGTTATATTCATGGATTATAATAGCCATTTTTATAATCTTTAAAAATGGTGTTAAACCTGATAATAGTTGGAGCATTTTTATGGGGGTATTAGTTATGGAGATAATAATTTCAGACATAAGCATTAAAAAAATTGAAAAAAGGAATATTATTAAGGTTATAAAGAGGGGATAA
- a CDS encoding methyl-accepting chemotaxis protein, whose protein sequence is MLFNEENESEYIMNFILEIAPALQKLIPLDCVIGVSDTKKFLMNLSGKKIIMPVEATGMDIPKEDTVYKAIISGKPQRALVPKEVFGFEFESTAIPIFDSKRNIIGGLGLGISVENRDKLIGTAKLVAESSEQTSATIEELAASAVELSTLQSSLQTLSNEINEQINETEKIIEVIRGVAHTSNMLGLNAAIEAARAGEHGKGFSVVATEIRKMASNSSSSIVNVETIINNIKNKVKEIDEKIVQTSDIGQQQAAATEELASRMEELVISADSLNLVANDVMG, encoded by the coding sequence ATGCTTTTTAATGAAGAAAATGAATCAGAATATATAATGAATTTTATTTTGGAGATAGCTCCGGCTCTTCAGAAACTAATCCCTCTAGATTGTGTAATAGGAGTAAGCGATACCAAAAAGTTTCTAATGAATTTATCAGGTAAAAAAATTATAATGCCTGTTGAAGCTACCGGAATGGATATTCCTAAAGAAGATACAGTATATAAAGCTATTATTTCCGGAAAACCTCAAAGAGCTTTAGTACCAAAGGAAGTATTTGGTTTTGAATTTGAATCTACAGCTATTCCCATATTCGATAGCAAAAGGAACATTATAGGGGGGTTAGGTTTAGGTATTAGCGTAGAGAATCGTGATAAGCTTATAGGTACTGCCAAATTGGTTGCAGAATCCTCAGAACAAACATCAGCGACCATTGAAGAGCTTGCGGCTTCTGCAGTCGAACTTTCGACACTTCAATCATCTCTTCAAACTTTATCGAATGAAATAAATGAACAAATAAATGAAACTGAAAAAATAATAGAGGTAATTCGTGGGGTGGCACATACTTCAAATATGTTAGGCCTTAATGCTGCAATCGAAGCAGCTAGAGCTGGAGAGCATGGTAAAGGATTTTCAGTAGTAGCCACAGAAATTCGTAAAATGGCTAGCAATAGTTCAAGCTCAATAGTAAATGTAGAAACTATCATAAACAATATAAAAAATAAAGTTAAAGAGATTGATGAAAAAATTGTCCAAACATCAGATATAGGGCAACAACAGGCCGCTGCTACAGAAGAACTAGCCAGTAGAATGGAAGAATTAGTTATTTCAGCAGATTCCCTCAACCTAGTAGCTAATGATGTTATGGGTTAA